From the Patescibacteria group bacterium genome, the window ATTTTTCCTCTTTTGGAAATGCGTGATATTCAAATCATTTTATAATAGTAAGGCTAGCCCGTCAATACTATCTTATTGATTGCCTGAATCTTGCGTAAGCACAGGGGTTGGAGCTTTCCCAGAAGTTGAGAACCGTACGGTACGATTGCTACAGCTGGCTCACCCCCGGCGCTTTTTGTGAAAAAATACCCCGGTAGTTGGTGTCTACCGGGGGCTGCATCCCATATTCTACAAGGTTGAAAGGCTCCCACAGCTGGAGTCCAAATACAGTCTGTGCGTCAATGGAGCCAAAAATACGGAATGAACAGGTTTTCAGTGTAGCAAAGTGCTTTCCTATGTCAAGAACAAAATACCCCAGTAGCAAGCTACCGGGGCTGCCTTCCACATATGTAGAGGCTGATAGACACCCACACAGGGTCAGTGCAAAGACGTACCTGTGCTTTGGGCGCCTAAACGAAAAATATGACAGATATAGGACTTCGGCTTTGTATTCCTTTCGCCTGCAGTCAGAGGTACACAACCCAGCTACGGAGATTTAGCGCGTCTGCCTGCGGTTTTTCGTGATATCCACCAATGCAGCCTTGGCTCGAGTGCCGCAGCTTCGAATGAGGACGTCCAAGGGCTTTTTGAGGAGTTCCAGAACCGTCTCCGGTGTTGGTGCTTGATCCAGCATACGCAAGGTTTTCGTGCTTTTTTGCTGGGTAGCGTAGGCCAGCCAGACGCAACCGCAGGTTGGACTTTCCCCCCGAACCGCGGCGTAGTGCGTGAAGGATGGATCTACATCATTGGGATGTACTCCTTCCAATTCTCGCAGGTCGTACCACGTTGTCACCGCGTGCAGAATAGTACCGTGCCGGGGGCAGAATATTTTCATTTTCAAATTTGGTTTTCGCATGCGCAATCTCCTTTTGTTTCTGTCTTTTGCATTCACTCTAGGTCGAGTTTTAGGCTTCTGTCAACGTCGTTTGCTCAGGCTTGATTCTTCCGCAGGGGTATGGCACCATGGGGCTACAGTGAAGGTGAACTATCACCTGAACATGTTTTTTCTCCGCTTACTGAATACCATATGGAAAATCCAGGGCAGCAGGCCGGTTCGTTTAAAGAGCATCCGTTCGATTGGAACGCGAAACTTGTCCGGTACTTCTTGCACAACTCCCGGCTGGTGTGGGTCATTATTGGCGCCATTGTTATTGGCGGACTTTTTGCTTTAGTACACTTTCAGCGCCAAGGCTTTCCTCAGGTAAGTCCGAAAATAGTCTTGGTGCAGACACTTTTTCCTGGAGCCACGGCAGAGGAAATGGAACGGCAGGTGACAAGCGTGATTGAGGCGGCGGTGAAAGATGTCAAAGGCCTGAAAGAAACGTCCTCAACGTCTGCCAACAGTTTTTCTAATGTTGTGGTTACCTTGGAAGAATCGGTGAATTTGGATACCGCCACCCAAGACGTGCAATCCAAAGTCCAGGCGATCCAGGCCGAGTTGCCAGACGATGCTGAGGCGCCAAAAGTAGAGACGTTCTCCACCAGTGGCCCAGCCTTCATCTTCGGTATTACGCACGAGAGCCAAAAGATAGACACGATTCGTCAGGTTGCTAGTGACGTCATCCATGCATTGAGCGATGTCCCAGGAGTGAAGTCTGTCACGCTGGCTGCTGATGCCCCGGAGCAGATTCACATTACCTTTGATCCAGCAAAGATGTCGCAGGCTGGGGTCAACCTGCAAATTCTCCAGCTGGCACTCCAGGGCGCGAACGTCAATTTTCCTGCCGGCACTTTGGATTTGGATGGGAAAGCGCAGTCCATCGTAACGATTGGCGCCTATAGCAGATTGGAAGATATTTCGAATTTGCTTTTGGGTGTAAACCCGCAAACCAAGCAGCCGATTCGGGTTCAAGATATTGCCAAGGTCACCCGGGGTTTTGCAACCGAGGAAAACATTGATCGGTTTGGGTACATTACCAATAATCAGCTCGTGAGCCGGCCTGGTGTACTGGTGAATATTATGGTGACGAATGATGCTGATGTCATTAAAACCAAGGCCGCCATTGATGCCCACCTGGCAGAAATGCGAGACGCAAACACATTGGCGAAAGAGGTGGACGTGGTTGAGCTCAGCGACACGGCGCGTGACACGAAGAACCAGATAGGCGAAATTTTAGATGGCGCAGTTGGATCGCCAGCCAATGCGTACTTCCTTGGGGGGATTCAGCTCCTTTTCCTGGTCATGCTGGTGTTTGTGAACTGGCGTACTGCCATTGTGGCCGCCTTGGCCATTCCGCTGTCCATGCTCTTCACGTTCACGGCTTTGGCCATCACTGGCACGCAGCTGAACACCATAGTGTTATTCTCTCTCATTTTGGTGCTGGGGTTAATTGTGGACCCAGCGATCATCATGATTGAGGCTATTCAACGCTACCGGGATCTGCAGCATAGTGCTACGGATGCCGTGTTGGAATCTGGCCGACGGTATGGCGCGTCACTGTTCATGGCGGTGCTAGCGTCCATCATTGTCTTCCTGCCCTTTGGAGTAGTGTCTGGTATCTTTGGGGAAATTATTACGTACATTCCGCTTACTGTCATTCCCGCGCTTATTGCCTCGTACCTCATCCCCATTGCCATTCTGCCCATGCTTTCCAAGTGGCTCATGCGGCCGCGGCGGGTGAAAGCCGGGGATCAGGCTATAGCTGCCGAAGATGAAGGACTGTGGCCTGTTGCCCGCTGGTTCATGTCCGTAAGCCAAAAGTTGTTGAAAGCAAAGTGGCGGCAGATTACGACTATTGTCGTGGCACTCATTTTAGTCATGGCCTCAGTCTCTATTGTGGGCTCTGGCAAAGTGCAAGTGGTGCAATTTTCCAAAGCGAATGATAATCCTTACATTTCTATTGATGCACGCTTTACCAAAGGGTTGACTTTCGCTGATCGGTCGGCCACAGGTACTGCCCTGGAAGCGCTTTTGCTGGACGAGCCAGGAGTGGCAAAATTTTTCTACTACCAGCAGAGCCGGGATAACCTTTTCCTCTTCGCTGAACTACAAGCGAAAGCCGAACGGGATGCGGAGAATACTAGTAAAAAGATTGTGGAGCGTTTGAAAGCAAATGTTGCAGCTGTGCCGCACTTGGATGATGTGCTGGTGGGTGAGCTGGGCGTGGGTCCACCTGAAGCGGACTACCAAATCCAGGTTCAGTTGAATGATAATGACCCGACGATTCTGGAAAAAGCCGCGGTGGATATTGGCAACCACCTGCGCTCGTTGGAGCACATTATCCGGGTGGATGATGGCTACACCGGGAAAGGCGAATCCGAAGTTCGGGTGACTCTGGATCGGACGAAAGTGCAAGTAGCGGGTTTGTCCAGCTTTGAAATTGGCCAACAGCTGAAAGCAGTAATCGGTGAAACCACGGTGACCAAGTTCACGGGCGAAGGTGGCTCAGCCGACGTCATTTTGAAGAACGGGGCTGTACCCAAAGACTTGGAAGCCATCCGCAACCTGCCACTGGTTAGTAGCCGCACAGGCCAAACGGTCCGCGTTCGTGACGTGGCGACGGTGCAGCAAGAATCAACAGTCAGTGCTATCCAGCGGTTTGACGGTCTGCGCTACGTCAGCGTCCGGGCCCGGATTGATGACAGCAAGAACTTGGTGGCCGTCCAGCAGAAGCTGAACGACTACCTGACCGATGAGAAGTTGGAGCAGTTGGGGATTGATAGCCGAGATTCCCGTGGAGACTTTGACGACATTGCCAAGTCATTCAAAGACTTGGGCATGGCGCTGGCTGCGGCCATTCTGCTCACCTACATTTTCCTGGTGCTGCAGTTCAAGTCCTTTTCTCAGCCGCTCATCATGCTCATCACCGTGCCGCTTTCGCTCACCGGCGTCTTCCCGGCGCTGCTACTCACCGGGTCTGACCTAGGCTTCCTGGAAGTGCTTGGCGTTACTATTCTGGTGGGGATTGTGGTAAGTGTAGGTATCTTCCTCATGGACTACGCCAACCAGCTCGTCAAGGAACGTGGCTACACCGCGAAGGAGGCCATTATCCAAGCCACCGGCGTTCGCTTCCGTCCCATTGTCCTCACAAAACTGGTAGTCATTGGCGGGCTTTTGCCTCTGGCCATTGAGTCAGAATTCTGGCGCGGCTTAGCCGTGGTAATTATTGGTGGTATTGCTCTCTCCGGTTTCCTGTCCCTCATTGTCCTGCCCATTCTCTACGTTTGGATCCAGGCGGGCCGGAAGAAACTGCATGGATCTCTGACGAAACTTGAAGGTTAGGCCATTCTCAGTTTCCCAGCCGCCTCATGGATTGGGGCGGTTTTTGGGTTGTTGATTTCTCATCGTAACAATGAGATGATACGCATATGGAAAATGATATCAAGGACCTCCAAAAGCGAATTATTGCTTTCCGAGATGCGAGAGACTGGGCGAAGTTTCATCAACCAAAAGAACTGGCTATTTCTTTGGCCATTGAGGCAGCAGAGCTACTAGAAAAGTTTCAATGGCAAAAGGGCGGGACAAAGGAGTACCAGGACGAAAACCGGGAAGATATTGGGGATGAGCTTGCAGATGTCTTCATTTACGCGCTCAACTTGGCGCACCAGATGGGTTTTGACGTGAAGGAGATCGTGGAAGAGAAGTTGAAGAAGAGTGGTCTGAAGTACCCCGTGGAAAAGGCAAAAGGGACGGATAAGAAGTATACGGAGCTATGAAAATCAACGCCATTTGGCACAAAGCACATCGAATGCCAAAGAACGCAACGCTGAAGCAGAGAATTACCTGGCACACAGGACATGCCGAAAATTGTCAGTGCCGGGACTCAAAGGCTCATCTCAACAAACTTAAACTGAAGCAACGCCATGTTGCACTTACTGTATGAATGACACATTAACGAATTGGGTGAAGACCGCGAAACAGGCCGGCATGTCCGAGGTTAATATCATTACACAACTAAAGGGGCAAGGCTGGCGCTTAAATGATATTCAACCGGTATTGCAGACCGTGGCAGACGGAGAACGTGTCGCTACAAAGGAGTTGGTAACATTTTCTTTACCTCCGGAACCATTTTTAGGGTACTGGGTAGGTGCAGGAACTTTGTTCATTGGGATGCTTATTGTTACCGGGATTGGACTACAATTTGTCCCCAGTGACCAAGATGCACCGTTGTCAGATGTTTTTGTAAGCTGGTCTGGTCTAGCAATTATTTTTCTTCTATTTTTGGCACCGGCACTCTTCTACGTTGTTCATTTTCTGGTTCCGTGGTTCCAAAGCGCGCGTTACCACCGAACCCTTACTTTTTCGCAGACTGGCGTGAGTATGCAATTTCATGGGGGGAGGAAAGATACATATATACCCTGGGAAAAAGTTGATCATTACTCAGTAATCACTCCAAAAGCATTAGATTCTCTGGTCAAAAAAATAAACCACAGTCTTGGTACCGTCGATATTCATTTACACCAAAAATCGGCGAAGAAGTCAGTTTTTGCTGGGGCAGGCGGCACCACTTTTTTTGGCGATGATCTAAAGTACGTCCTGGAGATTCCAGCTGAAAAACAAAAAGACGTTAAGACGTTCATGAGTGCGAAGAATATTTCTTTAGAAATGTAAAGTTCGTTCCATCGTATCCATATGCGAAAACTCTATCTTCTCCTCAGCGTCAGCCTTCTCCTCCTCATAGGTGCAGCCTGCACCAAGCAAGTTGCAACGACCCAGAACCAGAATAGTTCTGCTTTGGTGAATACTGCGCAAACAAATGAAAATCCGCACAGCGCAAACGCCAATGCACAGGTTGTTTCTGACACGCATTTTTTGACTGCTGATGTTTTACCCGTAAATTTGGTCGGGCAAATTTCCAAGTTTCGGTCTGGCTCCGGGCATGATTTCAACGACGGAACCGAAACTTGTCGGAGCATGAAACACTACCTTGACCCAAAGACCCGGCAGCTACTCACACCCGACGAGCTATTGAATGAGAAGTACCCAGCCACGGTTCCGGTTTACAGTCCAACCACTGGAACTATCCGGGAAATCCAAACTGAGCAATTCCCTTTGGGTAAGCAGATCCACATTGCACCCGGCATGGCCTCAGACTATAACATTCGACTTTTTCATATTTACCCTTTGGCCACGCTGAAGGTGGGGGATAATGTAGCTGCCGGTCAGCAAATTGGGACTATTAAAGCAGTGCAAGGTTTTGACATTGCGGTGGAGAAGTTTGGCGCTCAACGTCCTTCGCTTCTCTCGATGTTCGAGGTGATGAATGAGCAGCAACTCGCAGCATGGGCAGCACGGGGTGTCACCCCAGCAAATGCAATTATCTCTAAAGCCGCCCGGGATGCAGACTCTCTAACCTGCAATGGCGAAGCTTTTACGACAAGCCAAGAGAATGCCAAGGATTGGGTGAAGTTGAAGTAGACTGATTTACTACGAAAGTTTGAGTTGAAACGCCTACACCATTGACAATGGAAAAGCCAAAAAAAACGGACAACCATAGTGGTGTCCGTTTTTTTACAAGGAGCCTGTAGAAGACCGGTATTAGTCGTCAGAGCGACCAAAAATCCGGAGGAGGTGCAAAAAGAGATTCACAATGTCCAGGTAGATTGCAACTGAAACGTCTACAGCGTTATCAAGTGTGTAATCTAGCTCCAACGCGCGATTCCAGTCGAACATGATGTAACAGGTGAAGAGTATGGCACCACCGTAATCAAGGATACTTACCCACCAGGGGACGGCTGCGGTGACATCGACAATTGGGGCAAAGAAGACTTCGAGGAGACGTCCTGCGAGTAGGACCAGTAAACCCGCAAAAAGGTACTTACTCCAATGCTGAAGCGAGCCTGGGTAGATGATGCCAATGATCGACATAATCGTCGAAACGCCGATTGTCATCAACAAGGCATTGATGACCACATCTGTTTTATAGAGAGCAACCGTAGGTCCACAGAGTGCCCCAAGCGGAATGACTACCATTAGGTAGCCAAGGAAGGAAATCACCCAGTTACGGCTGTTGACTGAAATGATTATTCCGGCAATGGGAATCCCGAGGCCGATGACAATAGCCATCAACCAGTGTGGTTGCCATGCCAAGCACTGATACGCCATCAACGCGGACGCGATGAGTCCCAATAAGGTAAAGAATGTCACCGCAAAGATGTACGTCCGCTCCGACATACTGGGTGTTTGAGCCCGGGACCAGCCACGATCCCAAACCGAATCAGATAATCCCATACTTTCTCCTCTCACTTTCTGTCCTCAAGTTATTCTACTGTCAAAGAGTTTGCTCATTACTGTAGCGCTATTTCAACACTTTGTCAAGTCCTTGTGCGCTTCCATGAAAAATATAAAGGATTTGATGAAGTAGGCGGTATTTATGCAAAATGAAAAAGCGGGAAGATTTCTCTTCCCGCTTGTATGTACAATTAGAACTTTCGCCCAGCGCCGCCACCGCCAAAGCGACCGCCACCGGGTTTGTACCCAGCGCCGCCACCAGACCGGGAACCGCCAAACGAGCTCGTTCGTCGGGTTTGATTCAGACTGGTGTACGTTTGCCGTGGATGCAAATCATCTTCGGCATAGCTCAGGGCGCTGCCCATAAGCTGTGTTGCATCCCTCAGGTGCTTGCTGACCTCCAACCAGTCAATTGGCGTCTCCGCAATCGATGCCTTAGCTGCTTGTAACGATTTTTCGGCACTCGAAAGTTTGGCCTTGGCTTCCTTTCCAACTTTCTCGTCGGCAACGGTTTTGCTCGCTATTGCAAGTGCATTTGTGAGTTTCTGTAGTTCTTCTGGAACTGTTTGCTGTGCGTGACGTAAATCCGCCAACCGAGCTGAGATTGCGAGAACAGATGCCTCAGCTTGGTTCGCCAGTATCAGCGCTTCTGCTGCAGCTGATGCAGCTTCGATTATGTCGTCTCGTTTTTCAGACTTCAGTAGCGTCGTTGCACGTTGCATGTGCTGCTCTGCTTTCGTGTGGAGTTTGGCAACGACGCTTGCGAAACCTGTCAGTGCGTTCCAGTTTACTGGCGGGTAGTTTTCTCGCAGATGCTGGAGAAGTTTTTCCTTTTCTGGAATTCCTTCTGTTGCACGAGCAAAGGTTTGTTTTACATTTCCTAAGCTCTTCTGCGCATCTTGCCGAGTTCGTTGCAAAAAGCGTTTGCGTTGAATTGGGATGTAAATAATTGCCGTAATCCCCCCAATGACCATAAGACCCAGAAGAACCATCAGGAAACCTTGTAGCAATGCCGCCGTCTCCTGCTTCTCTCGCTGTTGTACTTGCGTGTTGTATGCAAGGCGCTGTTCCCACGATTTTTCTCCTAGAGTGCGTTGTACGGCTTGCACCCCAGCCAGCAGTGCTTCAGCGTAGTGTTCCTGCTTCAACAAACCCATCATGTCTTGATCAATGATATGACCGCAAGCAATGTCCGGTAACTCATTTTCAATGCCGTAACCGGTATGGAAACGTACTTCCCGAGCATCAGGATCTACGGTGAGATGGAGAATGATGCCATTATCCAAACCTTGCTTTCCTGGCTTCCATACATCACCCAGCTTTTGGGTAAATGTAAACATGTCGTATCCACCAAGATTGGCAGTCGTCACCACCACGATTTCAATGCTGGTTGTGGTGTCGTAGGATTTCAGAATACTGTTCAAATGC encodes:
- a CDS encoding efflux RND transporter permease subunit codes for the protein MENPGQQAGSFKEHPFDWNAKLVRYFLHNSRLVWVIIGAIVIGGLFALVHFQRQGFPQVSPKIVLVQTLFPGATAEEMERQVTSVIEAAVKDVKGLKETSSTSANSFSNVVVTLEESVNLDTATQDVQSKVQAIQAELPDDAEAPKVETFSTSGPAFIFGITHESQKIDTIRQVASDVIHALSDVPGVKSVTLAADAPEQIHITFDPAKMSQAGVNLQILQLALQGANVNFPAGTLDLDGKAQSIVTIGAYSRLEDISNLLLGVNPQTKQPIRVQDIAKVTRGFATEENIDRFGYITNNQLVSRPGVLVNIMVTNDADVIKTKAAIDAHLAEMRDANTLAKEVDVVELSDTARDTKNQIGEILDGAVGSPANAYFLGGIQLLFLVMLVFVNWRTAIVAALAIPLSMLFTFTALAITGTQLNTIVLFSLILVLGLIVDPAIIMIEAIQRYRDLQHSATDAVLESGRRYGASLFMAVLASIIVFLPFGVVSGIFGEIITYIPLTVIPALIASYLIPIAILPMLSKWLMRPRRVKAGDQAIAAEDEGLWPVARWFMSVSQKLLKAKWRQITTIVVALILVMASVSIVGSGKVQVVQFSKANDNPYISIDARFTKGLTFADRSATGTALEALLLDEPGVAKFFYYQQSRDNLFLFAELQAKAERDAENTSKKIVERLKANVAAVPHLDDVLVGELGVGPPEADYQIQVQLNDNDPTILEKAAVDIGNHLRSLEHIIRVDDGYTGKGESEVRVTLDRTKVQVAGLSSFEIGQQLKAVIGETTVTKFTGEGGSADVILKNGAVPKDLEAIRNLPLVSSRTGQTVRVRDVATVQQESTVSAIQRFDGLRYVSVRARIDDSKNLVAVQQKLNDYLTDEKLEQLGIDSRDSRGDFDDIAKSFKDLGMALAAAILLTYIFLVLQFKSFSQPLIMLITVPLSLTGVFPALLLTGSDLGFLEVLGVTILVGIVVSVGIFLMDYANQLVKERGYTAKEAIIQATGVRFRPIVLTKLVVIGGLLPLAIESEFWRGLAVVIIGGIALSGFLSLIVLPILYVWIQAGRKKLHGSLTKLEG
- a CDS encoding nucleotide pyrophosphohydrolase, which translates into the protein MENDIKDLQKRIIAFRDARDWAKFHQPKELAISLAIEAAELLEKFQWQKGGTKEYQDENREDIGDELADVFIYALNLAHQMGFDVKEIVEEKLKKSGLKYPVEKAKGTDKKYTEL
- a CDS encoding Bax inhibitor-1 family protein, encoding MGLSDSVWDRGWSRAQTPSMSERTYIFAVTFFTLLGLIASALMAYQCLAWQPHWLMAIVIGLGIPIAGIIISVNSRNWVISFLGYLMVVIPLGALCGPTVALYKTDVVINALLMTIGVSTIMSIIGIIYPGSLQHWSKYLFAGLLVLLAGRLLEVFFAPIVDVTAAVPWWVSILDYGGAILFTCYIMFDWNRALELDYTLDNAVDVSVAIYLDIVNLFLHLLRIFGRSDD
- a CDS encoding TPM domain-containing protein, with the protein product MRRVFFLGLALVIASMITVGFGQEVPVFNEKWEYVQDHAGVFSNAQRAHLNSILKSYDTTTSIEIVVVTTANLGGYDMFTFTQKLGDVWKPGKQGLDNGIILHLTVDPDAREVRFHTGYGIENELPDIACGHIIDQDMMGLLKQEHYAEALLAGVQAVQRTLGEKSWEQRLAYNTQVQQREKQETAALLQGFLMVLLGLMVIGGITAIIYIPIQRKRFLQRTRQDAQKSLGNVKQTFARATEGIPEKEKLLQHLRENYPPVNWNALTGFASVVAKLHTKAEQHMQRATTLLKSEKRDDIIEAASAAAEALILANQAEASVLAISARLADLRHAQQTVPEELQKLTNALAIASKTVADEKVGKEAKAKLSSAEKSLQAAKASIAETPIDWLEVSKHLRDATQLMGSALSYAEDDLHPRQTYTSLNQTRRTSSFGGSRSGGGAGYKPGGGRFGGGGAGRKF